In Roseomonas fluvialis, one genomic interval encodes:
- a CDS encoding sialidase family protein: MPDAGVIDRPETLAPAPGDPARIEAFIPTPCVQNHAAFLLPLPGGDMGCVWFGGTQEGVPDISIHFSRLAAGADRWSPAERLSDDPMRSEQNPLLFRAPDGKIWLLWTAQVSGNQDTAIIRRRISNDGGRSWGPIETLFGEQPGFGTFIRSPIVVLDNGDWLLPIWRCTKPPAGAWTGDLDTSSVMISTDAGTTWIEHAVPASTGCVHMSIVDLRDGTLAAFYRSRWADFVYVSRSPDGGRSWSAPVRTELPNNNSSVMATRLTDGRLAMVYNHSSAADATGRRLSLYDDIGGEDLAPAAPPTGRSAFWGAPRAPMTLAISADQGRTWPVRRALEIGDGYCMTNNSKDRLNREFSYPSLCQTPDGALHIAYTYWRQAIKYVRVAPDWAAGETA; encoded by the coding sequence ATGCCCGACGCCGGCGTGATCGACCGTCCCGAGACCTTGGCCCCCGCGCCTGGCGATCCGGCGCGCATCGAGGCCTTCATCCCGACCCCCTGCGTACAGAACCACGCGGCCTTCCTGCTGCCGCTGCCGGGCGGCGACATGGGGTGCGTGTGGTTCGGTGGGACGCAGGAAGGGGTGCCGGACATCTCCATACATTTCTCGCGCCTGGCCGCGGGCGCGGATCGCTGGTCACCGGCCGAAAGGCTGTCGGACGACCCGATGCGATCGGAGCAAAACCCGCTGCTGTTCCGTGCGCCGGACGGCAAGATCTGGCTGCTCTGGACCGCACAGGTCTCGGGCAACCAGGATACCGCCATCATCCGCCGCCGCATCTCGAACGATGGTGGGCGCAGTTGGGGCCCGATCGAGACGCTGTTCGGCGAACAGCCCGGCTTCGGCACCTTCATCCGCAGTCCGATCGTGGTGCTGGACAACGGCGACTGGCTGCTGCCGATCTGGCGCTGCACCAAGCCACCGGCTGGCGCCTGGACGGGGGACCTCGACACCAGTTCGGTGATGATCTCCACCGATGCCGGCACGACCTGGATAGAACACGCCGTGCCCGCCAGCACCGGCTGCGTGCACATGAGCATCGTCGACCTGCGCGACGGCACGCTGGCCGCGTTCTATCGCAGCCGCTGGGCAGATTTTGTCTACGTCAGCCGGTCACCGGATGGCGGACGGAGCTGGTCGGCGCCGGTGCGAACGGAACTGCCAAACAACAATTCCTCGGTGATGGCGACGCGGCTCACCGATGGGCGCCTTGCGATGGTCTACAACCATTCGAGCGCGGCGGATGCGACCGGGCGGCGGCTGTCGCTGTATGACGACATCGGCGGCGAGGACCTGGCGCCCGCCGCGCCGCCGACCGGCCGCAGCGCCTTCTGGGGCGCGCCGCGGGCACCGATGACGCTGGCGATTTCGGCCGACCAGGGCCGCACCTGGCCGGTGCGGCGCGCCCTCGAGATTGGCGACGGCTACTGCATGACCAACAATTCGAAGGACCGGCTGAACCGGGAGTTTTCGTACCCATCGCTTTGCCAGACGCCCGACGGCGCGTTGCACATCGCCTACACCTACTGGCGCCAGGCCATCAAATACGTGCGCGTCGCACCCGACTGGGCGGCGGGCGAGACCGCATGA
- a CDS encoding iron-containing alcohol dehydrogenase, whose protein sequence is MTDLLRPIDLDRPARIAFGPGQVDAIGPWARERGITRSLVVAGGFNAARVDLLGLPGEVSVFGTVKPEPDIANLDAALALADCVQPQLVVGFGGGSAMDLAKLVAVLPGSGQTLHEVVGPEKVAGRRVALAQVSTTSGTGSEAGSRALVTDPATQNKLAVQSRHMIADLAVVAPDLTLSVPAAVTAATGVDALAHCAEAFTSRRAHPTIDLYALEGIRLVGRFLARAVADGADREARAGLALASLYGGFCLGPVNTTAGHAVAYPLGTRHHVAHGLACAVIFPHTLAFNASAVPEKTALVLHALGLGGASDVLAASHGWCASLGIEMRLSRLDVPEDDLPVMASEAHAIRRLLDNNPREMRREDILAMYRSAF, encoded by the coding sequence ATGACCGACCTGCTGCGACCCATCGACCTCGATCGCCCGGCGCGCATCGCCTTCGGGCCCGGGCAGGTGGACGCGATCGGCCCCTGGGCCCGCGAGCGCGGCATCACACGTAGCCTCGTCGTCGCCGGCGGCTTCAACGCGGCGCGCGTGGATCTGCTTGGCCTGCCGGGCGAGGTGAGCGTATTCGGCACGGTGAAGCCGGAGCCCGACATCGCGAACCTCGATGCCGCGCTGGCGCTGGCGGATTGCGTGCAGCCGCAGCTGGTGGTGGGCTTCGGCGGCGGCAGCGCGATGGATCTCGCGAAGCTGGTCGCCGTGCTGCCCGGCAGCGGGCAGACGCTGCACGAGGTAGTGGGGCCGGAAAAGGTGGCGGGCCGCCGCGTCGCACTTGCGCAGGTCTCGACCACGTCCGGCACGGGCAGCGAGGCGGGATCGCGCGCGCTGGTGACCGACCCCGCGACGCAGAACAAGCTCGCGGTGCAGTCGCGCCACATGATCGCCGACCTCGCCGTGGTCGCCCCCGACCTGACGCTGAGCGTGCCCGCAGCGGTGACGGCGGCGACCGGCGTCGACGCGCTGGCGCATTGCGCGGAAGCGTTCACCAGCCGCCGCGCGCACCCGACGATCGATCTCTATGCGCTGGAGGGCATCCGCCTGGTCGGGCGTTTCCTGGCGCGCGCGGTTGCGGATGGAGCGGATCGCGAGGCGCGGGCCGGGCTTGCACTCGCCTCGCTGTATGGCGGCTTTTGCCTGGGCCCGGTGAACACCACGGCGGGGCATGCCGTGGCCTATCCGCTGGGCACGCGGCACCATGTCGCGCATGGCCTCGCCTGCGCCGTGATCTTTCCCCACACGCTGGCCTTCAACGCATCCGCGGTACCGGAGAAAACGGCGCTGGTGCTGCACGCGCTCGGCCTCGGCGGCGCGTCCGACGTGCTGGCGGCGAGCCATGGCTGGTGCGCGTCGCTCGGCATCGAGATGCGGCTCTCGCGTCTCGATGTGCCGGAGGACGACCTGCCCGTGATGGCGAGCGAGGCGCATGCCATCCGCCGCCTGCTCGACAACAACCCACGCGAGATGCGCCGCGAGGACATTCTCGCGATGTATCGCTCCGCCTTCTGA
- the pdxA gene encoding 4-hydroxythreonine-4-phosphate dehydrogenase PdxA, whose amino-acid sequence MTPRHLAITMGDPAGIGPEIIVKACRALHDRIAEGSLRLLVIGSGTALDRARAALTPELALPEVAADADWPGLAFLQAGPEGAPIEPGVLSADAGRFAYLAVEHGVRLAQAGRVGAIVTAPLNKEALNKAGYHYAGHTEMLAELTGVKGSVMLLAHGNMRVSHVTTHCALEEVPKRVTPQRIRLVLDLTQQALRSLGIAHPHIAVAALNPHAGEGGLFGRQDIDVVAPTIAQAVADGMRVTGPVPGDTVFVKLRAGQFDAVVAMYHDQGHIPVKLLGFHVDPATGTWDALSGVNITLGLPVIRTSVDHGTAFDIAGRGIASERSLIEAIEYAEMLASHGTHA is encoded by the coding sequence ATGACGCCCCGCCACCTCGCGATCACCATGGGCGATCCCGCCGGCATCGGGCCCGAGATCATCGTGAAGGCCTGCCGCGCGTTGCACGATCGAATCGCGGAGGGCTCGCTGCGGTTGCTGGTGATCGGCAGTGGCACCGCGCTGGATCGTGCGCGGGCCGCGCTGACGCCGGAGCTCGCGCTGCCCGAGGTCGCGGCGGACGCCGACTGGCCGGGGCTGGCCTTCCTGCAGGCTGGGCCGGAAGGCGCGCCGATCGAACCCGGCGTGCTCTCGGCCGATGCGGGGCGTTTCGCCTACCTCGCGGTCGAACACGGCGTGCGCCTCGCGCAGGCGGGCCGTGTCGGCGCGATCGTGACGGCACCGCTGAACAAGGAAGCGCTAAACAAGGCCGGCTACCACTATGCCGGCCATACCGAGATGCTGGCCGAACTGACCGGTGTGAAGGGCAGCGTCATGCTGCTCGCGCACGGCAACATGCGGGTCAGCCACGTCACAACCCATTGCGCACTGGAGGAGGTGCCGAAGCGCGTCACGCCGCAGCGTATCCGGCTGGTGCTGGACCTGACTCAGCAGGCGCTGCGCAGCCTGGGCATCGCGCACCCGCACATCGCCGTGGCGGCACTGAACCCTCATGCCGGCGAGGGCGGGTTGTTCGGACGGCAGGATATCGACGTCGTCGCACCGACCATCGCGCAGGCGGTCGCGGACGGGATGCGCGTGACCGGTCCGGTGCCGGGCGACACGGTCTTCGTGAAGCTGCGCGCCGGGCAGTTCGACGCGGTGGTCGCGATGTACCATGACCAGGGGCACATCCCGGTGAAGCTGCTGGGCTTCCATGTCGATCCTGCGACTGGCACATGGGATGCGCTGTCGGGGGTGAACATCACGCTCGGCCTGCCGGTGATCCGCACCTCGGTCGACCACGGCACCGCCTTTGACATCGCCGGCCGCGGCATCGCCAGCGAGCGCAGTCTGATCGAGGCGATCGAATACGCCGAAATGCTGGCGTCGCACGGTACCCACGCATGA
- a CDS encoding four-carbon acid sugar kinase family protein, giving the protein MTRPVLRLIADDLTGALDSAAELTGLCGAVPVRWHDVAPTGSVAIDAGTREASRDAAVARLRTVAPALRGGDIAFKKIDSLLRGHVAAELAACMAAAPWRHVVLAPAFPAQGRIMRGGRVLARQSDASFAPVAPDLATLLTVEGLQVLRGDPFAPLPPGLAVFDADQDADLARIVDLGRRADGPVLWCGSGGLARALAGTSAASVDTALRGPVLGLFGSDQVATARQLAACGASSIAIGAGDDTAAVACRLDTIGAAMVRVLLPDGLDRAEAARRIAATLAGLTRRLPRPGTLVAAGGETLRAICDALGAGGLDAVGIVQPGVPRSVMRGGAWDGVPVVSKSGAFGGDALWRDLLTDSLPTFRSIPA; this is encoded by the coding sequence ATGACGCGCCCGGTGCTGCGCCTGATCGCAGACGACCTCACGGGCGCCTTGGATTCGGCGGCCGAGCTGACCGGGCTGTGCGGCGCGGTGCCGGTGCGCTGGCACGACGTTGCGCCAACGGGCAGCGTCGCGATCGATGCCGGCACGCGCGAGGCGTCACGCGATGCCGCGGTGGCGAGGCTGCGCACGGTCGCGCCCGCACTGCGCGGCGGCGACATCGCCTTCAAGAAGATCGACAGCCTGCTGCGCGGGCATGTCGCGGCGGAGCTCGCGGCCTGTATGGCGGCGGCGCCGTGGCGGCATGTCGTGCTGGCACCCGCGTTTCCGGCGCAGGGGCGCATCATGCGCGGCGGGCGGGTGCTGGCGCGGCAGTCGGATGCGTCCTTTGCCCCGGTGGCGCCGGACCTTGCGACGCTGCTCACCGTGGAAGGCCTGCAGGTGCTGCGCGGCGATCCCTTCGCTCCGCTGCCGCCGGGCCTGGCGGTCTTCGATGCGGACCAGGATGCCGACCTCGCGCGCATCGTCGACCTTGGCCGCCGGGCGGACGGCCCGGTGCTGTGGTGCGGCAGCGGCGGCCTGGCGCGCGCGCTGGCCGGCACCTCGGCCGCGTCGGTGGACACGGCGCTGCGTGGCCCGGTGCTCGGGTTGTTCGGATCGGACCAGGTGGCGACTGCACGGCAGCTTGCTGCGTGCGGCGCGAGCAGCATCGCGATCGGGGCCGGTGACGACACGGCCGCGGTGGCATGCAGGCTGGACACGATCGGCGCCGCGATGGTGCGCGTCCTGCTGCCCGACGGCCTCGACCGCGCCGAGGCGGCGCGACGCATCGCCGCGACCCTGGCTGGTCTGACGCGGCGCCTGCCGCGGCCTGGCACGCTGGTTGCCGCCGGCGGGGAGACGTTGCGCGCGATCTGCGATGCGCTCGGCGCCGGCGGGCTCGACGCCGTGGGCATCGTGCAGCCTGGCGTGCCACGCTCCGTGATGCGCGGCGGCGCCTGGGACGGCGTGCCCGTCGTCTCGAAGTCCGGCGCCTTCGGCGGCGACGCGCTGTGGCGTGACCTGCTCACCGACTCCCTTCCGACCTTCCGGAGCATTCCTGCATGA
- a CDS encoding IclR family transcriptional regulator: MDGTQGRVENPKNLVQSVAKAFAVLKAFGPDRPELTLAEVAAITGHDRGTAFRLVHTLLGLGYLRPVPEGRRFRLTLKCLELGYSALSAGDLPTHARPLLRELVPDVADAGSLGVLEKGEVIYLARVEAGLERHGVVRRPGTRIGAYATALGQAIMAWLPREEQVAQLGSVPRVKLSDRTVTDLDALLVRLDEVRARGYAVSDGENAYGLRTVAAPVLDAQGAPVAGVSLTIGGDRLPLPDFIALTAPRACALAAELGTALRLSLGTIGAGRRGP, translated from the coding sequence GTGGACGGCACGCAAGGCCGCGTCGAGAACCCGAAGAACCTGGTCCAGTCCGTCGCCAAGGCCTTCGCCGTGCTGAAGGCCTTCGGCCCCGACCGGCCGGAGCTGACCCTGGCCGAGGTCGCCGCGATCACCGGGCATGACCGCGGCACCGCCTTCCGCCTCGTCCACACGCTGCTCGGCCTCGGCTACCTGCGCCCCGTGCCGGAGGGCCGCCGCTTCCGCCTCACGCTGAAATGCCTGGAGCTCGGCTATTCCGCGCTATCCGCCGGCGACCTCCCCACCCATGCCCGCCCCCTGCTGCGCGAACTTGTGCCGGACGTGGCCGATGCCGGCTCCCTCGGCGTGCTGGAGAAGGGCGAAGTGATCTACCTGGCGCGCGTCGAGGCAGGGCTCGAACGCCACGGCGTGGTGCGCCGCCCGGGCACGCGCATCGGCGCCTATGCCACCGCGCTCGGTCAGGCGATCATGGCCTGGCTGCCCCGCGAGGAGCAGGTCGCGCAGCTCGGCAGCGTGCCTCGGGTCAAGCTCTCGGACCGCACGGTGACGGACCTCGATGCGCTGCTCGTGCGGCTCGATGAGGTGCGGGCGCGGGGCTATGCGGTCTCGGATGGGGAGAACGCCTATGGGCTGCGCACCGTCGCGGCGCCGGTGCTCGACGCACAGGGCGCGCCGGTCGCGGGGGTGAGCCTGACCATCGGCGGCGACCGGCTGCCGCTGCCCGACTTCATCGCGCTGACCGCGCCACGCGCCTGCGCGCTGGCGGCGGAACTCGGCACTGCGCTGCGCCTATCGCTCGGCACCATCGGGGCGGGTAGGCGCGGCCCATGA
- a CDS encoding SDR family NAD(P)-dependent oxidoreductase, giving the protein MPIETSAGHAIVTGASSGIGAAITARLLLEGWRVTGLSRSDPGLDHAHYDHRTVDLLNAAALEPAVAGLRPTAFIHAAGLMRGGVVGALDVEAGRLLWRLHVDAAMLLANLLVPRMPDGGRIVLVGSRTAAGALGRSQYAATKAALVAMVRSWAIELAARGITANVVAPAATDTPMLRDPARAGVAPKLPPIGRYIRPEEVAALTAFLLGPEAGAITGQQLLICGGSSL; this is encoded by the coding sequence ATGCCGATCGAGACCAGCGCGGGCCACGCGATCGTCACCGGCGCGAGTTCCGGCATCGGCGCCGCCATCACCGCGCGGCTGCTGCTCGAGGGCTGGCGCGTCACCGGGCTGAGCCGGAGCGATCCCGGCTTGGACCACGCGCACTACGATCACCGGACCGTCGATCTCCTGAACGCGGCCGCGCTCGAGCCGGCGGTCGCGGGCCTGCGGCCCACGGCCTTCATCCATGCCGCCGGGCTGATGCGCGGTGGCGTCGTCGGCGCCCTGGATGTCGAGGCGGGGCGCCTGCTGTGGCGGCTACATGTGGATGCCGCGATGCTGCTCGCGAACCTGCTGGTGCCGCGCATGCCGGATGGCGGACGCATCGTGCTGGTCGGCAGCCGTACCGCGGCGGGCGCCCTTGGGCGCAGCCAGTATGCCGCGACCAAGGCGGCGCTCGTCGCGATGGTGCGGTCCTGGGCGATCGAACTCGCCGCTCGCGGCATCACGGCGAATGTGGTGGCACCGGCTGCGACCGACACGCCGATGCTGCGCGACCCGGCGCGGGCGGGCGTGGCGCCGAAGCTGCCACCGATCGGGCGCTACATTCGTCCCGAGGAGGTCGCCGCGCTCACGGCGTTCCTGCTGGGGCCTGAGGCAGGCGCCATCACGGGCCAGCAGTTGCTGATCTGCGGCGGCAGTTCGCTCTGA
- a CDS encoding DUF1254 domain-containing protein codes for MTNPDSEHVALNRRNVFAGGGGLILASALISEAQAQRTAPAEAWRPGSSEARARAREAISAMEGWGGSLVLQAATYAAPLVAMYNLRATVAFGPDAKAPPGSIWRFEDIATPTLAAQSGYVSPNVNVIYGFGFADLGQEPYILTAPDSGGRYYMIEVCDMWTRAFAYPAGGPSGYRGGKFAFVGPGWTGTLPAGVTRVDCPTRWIEFQPRVHVKNEADLPAAQAVLRAIKLEGLAQYSGRPAPARPAYNYETPVMAPGVASSMMDFTDPMQFWSIFAAAMNENPPPQKEIDAVLPQFRYLGIEFGKPWSAAGVNPIYLAQMRRITAEIGPMVVQSMPLVGRLKNGWIIPPANTGDAGADYMSRCVVAIFGLTANTPIQAIYYPGPLDANNEPLTGARKYAMTFRGAMEFAQPVAPGFWSVTIYDAATRYSVPNAINRYALGSDNALAKNADGSFTLYLQHENPGPDKQANWLPAPAGPFYLILRNYAPVPAVAAGLQNLDTFQGPPPVVPVG; via the coding sequence AGGCCTGGCGTCCCGGCAGTTCTGAAGCACGGGCCCGCGCGCGCGAAGCGATCTCGGCGATGGAAGGCTGGGGCGGATCGCTGGTGCTGCAGGCGGCGACCTACGCGGCGCCGCTGGTTGCGATGTACAATCTGCGTGCAACGGTTGCCTTCGGTCCGGACGCGAAGGCGCCGCCGGGCAGCATCTGGCGGTTCGAGGACATCGCGACGCCCACGCTTGCGGCGCAGTCCGGCTATGTCTCGCCGAACGTGAACGTCATCTATGGCTTCGGCTTCGCGGATCTCGGCCAGGAACCCTACATCCTCACCGCCCCGGACTCGGGCGGCCGCTACTACATGATCGAGGTCTGCGACATGTGGACGCGGGCCTTCGCCTATCCGGCAGGTGGCCCGTCAGGCTATCGCGGCGGCAAGTTCGCCTTCGTCGGGCCCGGCTGGACCGGCACGCTGCCGGCCGGCGTGACGCGGGTCGATTGCCCGACGCGCTGGATCGAGTTCCAGCCGCGCGTACACGTGAAGAACGAGGCCGACCTGCCGGCCGCGCAGGCGGTGCTGCGGGCGATCAAGCTGGAAGGCCTGGCACAGTATTCCGGACGCCCCGCACCGGCGCGTCCCGCCTACAACTACGAGACGCCCGTCATGGCACCTGGCGTGGCCAGCAGCATGATGGACTTCACCGATCCCATGCAGTTCTGGTCGATCTTCGCCGCAGCGATGAACGAGAACCCACCGCCGCAGAAGGAGATCGACGCCGTCCTGCCGCAGTTCAGGTATCTCGGCATCGAGTTCGGTAAGCCCTGGAGCGCGGCCGGCGTCAACCCGATCTACCTGGCGCAGATGCGCAGGATCACCGCGGAGATCGGCCCCATGGTCGTGCAGTCGATGCCGCTGGTCGGCCGGCTGAAGAATGGCTGGATCATACCGCCGGCGAACACCGGCGATGCGGGCGCCGACTACATGTCCCGCTGTGTCGTCGCGATCTTCGGCCTGACGGCGAACACGCCGATCCAGGCCATCTACTATCCCGGGCCGCTCGACGCCAACAACGAGCCGCTGACCGGTGCGCGGAAATACGCGATGACCTTCCGCGGTGCGATGGAGTTCGCGCAACCGGTCGCGCCGGGCTTCTGGTCCGTCACGATATACGACGCGGCCACGCGCTACAGCGTGCCGAACGCGATCAACCGCTACGCGCTCGGCAGTGACAACGCGCTGGCCAAGAACGCCGACGGGTCCTTCACGCTGTACCTGCAGCACGAGAACCCGGGGCCGGACAAGCAGGCCAACTGGCTGCCGGCGCCGGCCGGGCCGTTCTACCTGATCCTGCGCAACTACGCGCCGGTCCCGGCCGTGGCAGCGGGGTTGCAGAACCTGGACACCTTCCAGGGGCCGCCGCCGGTGGTGCCCGTCGGCTAG